A genome region from Leptodactylus fuscus isolate aLepFus1 chromosome 6, aLepFus1.hap2, whole genome shotgun sequence includes the following:
- the GPATCH8 gene encoding G patch domain-containing protein 8 isoform X2 codes for MAADRFSRFNEDRDFQGNHFDQYEDGHLEIEQASLDKPIESDNIGHRLLQKHGWKLGQGLGKTLQGRTDPIPIVVKYDVMGMGRMEMELDYAEDATERRRVLEVEKEDTEELRQKYKDFVDKEKAIAKALEELRANFYCELCDKQYQKHQEFDNHINSYDHAHKQRLKDLKQREFARNVSSRSRKDERKQEKALRRLLELAEQRKQSESAPGSGPMFKTTTVAVDEEAAEDDDVPVSTCSATQDSPKPVQEEKPPPAIVCAPIQPTSPAITFGFKNTSAPSSLQKVGFSFSFAKKTPLKLESSAAVFKDHGEEVGSTEEEKDEEKAPAELLCSIKSVEGENSKENESKVEEEEVQEDNGASLASTLSKLKKMKHEERGTHAGEPEYYHYMPPAHCKVKPNFQFLLFMRSTEQTQVENVSQKNEKKPAVTTKPKSVKQIESKCEKNTVADGKTSVPQPVVSNASPVLAKVDKRDDTVDKEPFNTITKEEPLKTSPTPAKEPQERPKHPTGPFFPVLSKDESTTLQWPSELLIFTQAEPSISYSCNPLYFDFKLSRNKDGKAKAVEKPKDNPGTSKESVNDTDLSKDLNVTVKKESNPVVHTCGAQPKVSTASSSDVKSEPVEENKSEATRKSHKQKKKKKHKKSGKRKRKHKDGDEGTEQKKKRKKHKHKKSKSSSKTLLKVEDTEQCTAPAVGGHSRDITPGKLLTKEDSVGNSSNKQDPHTSSKEPENKKAKTEPKQSLPPPAQSSSSSSHRNTPTKARNRQSSAEYDSEDDASRKKSTSRYSDEYESASDRSRSRSRSGKRRRSYSSSSGGSSDRSRYSHDRSYSDSDYSDYSSGSRRRSKRRSPGSDSDSVASKRHSTRHKYSSSDYSRSRSRSRSRSRRSRSRGRGRSSSSSRSRSKRRSRSLTGHSWKRSRSYSRDRSTSVRSHSGKGSHGRDSVDSRRSGRRDFNRSKIYRSQSPHYSRSGSRREGSRGSETRGASGANLPRGSTEKDTGRCSLTAKQLLEKIQSRRLEKAASTTDDGNSKSGSKVKDPPQGYFGPKLPPALGTKTAQLPLIGKLPAGSKGSVPQKSETEPVETPVTVDKELEKEEKTLSQVENVPDTEPPAPVAEPLSQEESVCFQPPAEGFGEGTAANPLGNGSLPFPPLHGRMMPATTDSDFFHSSTYPSVTVEPNSIQPDREEEEEEEEEEEEEGSLAPLESQPITFTPEEMEKYSKLQQAAQQHIQQQLLAKQVKNFPAGAVPQALQPATPTLQPIHIQQAPPPVSAASITTVQHAILQHAAAAAAIGIPPHPQPLAQVHHIPQPHLAPISLSHLTHSLIPAHPAAFLASHPIHIIPASALHPAGPLTLHHVPHAALYPTLLAPRPATAAAATALHLHPLLHPIFSGQDLQHPPSHGT; via the exons GGTAACCATTTTGACCAGTATGAAGATGGACATCTGGAGATCGAACAAGCTTCTCTGGACAAGCCCATTGAATCG GATAACATCGGACATCGCTTGCTGCAGAAGCATGGGTGGAAACTCGGCCAAGGCCTGGGGAAAACTCTTCAGG GCAGGACAGACCCGATTCCAATTGTGGTTAAATATGATGTTATGGGAATGGGACGTATGGAAATGGAG CTGGACTATGCAGAAGATGCCACAGAACGAAGACGAGTCTTGGAGGTGGAGAAAGAAGACACTGAGGAACTAAGGCAAAAGTATAAG GATTTTGTGGATAAGGAGAAAGCCATTGCAAAAGCCTTGGAAGAATTGCGGGCTAACTTCTACTGTGAGTTGTGTGACAAGCAGTATCAGAAGCACCAGGAGTTTGACAACCACATAAACTCCTATGACCACGCACACAAACAG agattgaaggacctgaaacAGAGAGAATTTGCTAGAAATGTTTCTTCCCGTTCACGGAAAGATGAGCGCAAGCAAGAGAAAGCATTGCGACGTCTTCTTGAATTGGCAGAGCAGAGGAAACAGTCTGAAAG CGCCCCTGGCAGTGGCCCCATGTTCAAGACTACTACTGTAGCTGTGGATGAGGAAGCTGCGGAAGATGATGATGTGCCAGTCAGCACTTGTTCAGCAACGCAAGACAGTCCTAAACCTGTCCAAGAAGAGAAACCGCCCCCAGCTATTGTCTGTGCTCCTATTCAACCCACTTCCCCAGCCATAACTTTTGGCTTTAAAAATACCTCTGCCCCATCCTCTCTTCAGAAAGTTGGGTTCTCCTTCTCCTTTGCGAAAAAGACACCTTTGAAGTTAGAGTCCTCAGCGGCTGTCTTCAAGGATCATGGTGAAGAGGTGGGATCGACAGAAGAGGAAAAAGATGAAGAGAAAGCACCTGCTGAGCTCTTATGCTCAATAAAGTCagtagagggggagaacagcaaagAGAATGAAAGTAAAGTGGAAGAAGAGGAAGTGCAAGAAGATAATGGCGCATCCCTTGCAAGCACGTTatcaaagctgaagaaaatgaagCATGAAGAAAGGGGGACGCATGCTGGTGAACCAGAGTACTATCACTATATGCCACCTGCTCACTGCAAAGTGaaaccaaatttccaatttttgctTTTCATGAGATCCACAGAGCAAACGCAGGTGGAGAATGTCTCTCAGAAGAATGAGAAGAAACCAGCTGTCACTACCAAGCCTAAGTCTGTCAAGCAGATTGAAagcaaatgtgaaaaaaatactgTTGCTGATGGCAAAACTTCTGTTCCTCAACCAGTTGTAAGCAATGCTTCTCCAGTTTTAGCCAAAGTTGACAAGAGAGATGATACAGTAGATAAAGAACCATTTAACACTATTACAAAAGAAGAACCTCTGAAAACCTCTCCTACACCTGCGAAAGAACCGCAGGAAAGGCCCAAGCACCCAACTGGTCCTTTTTTTCCAGTCCTGAGCAAGGATGAGAGCACAACACTGCAGTGGCCCTCTGAGCTTTTGATATTTACTCAGGCAGAACCTTCTATCTCCTATAGCTGTAACCCATTATACTTTGATTTCAAACTTTCCCGAAACAAAGATGGAAAGGCCAAAGCTGTGGAGAAACCTAAAGATAACCCAGGTACAAGCAAAGAAAGTGTGAATGATACAGATTTAAGCAAAGACCTGAATGTCACCGTTAAAAAGGAATCTAACCCAGTTGTACATACTTGTGGAGCACAACCTAAAGTGTCTACGGCTTCTTCTAGTGATGTAAAATCTGAACCTGTTGAAGAGAACAAAAGTGAAGCTACGCGAAAGTCGCACaaacagaagaagaaaaaaaagcacaagaaGAGTGGCAAGAGAAAACGAAAACACAAAGATGGAGATGAAGGAActgaacaaaaaaagaaaaggaagaagCATAAGCACAAGAAGTCAAAAAGTTCTTCCAAAACATTGCTGAAGGTAGAAGATACTGAGCAATGTACAGCTCCTGCAGTTGGGGGGCACTCAAGAGACATCACACCAGGAAAGCTGCTAACTAAAGAAGACAGTGTGGGGAATTCAAGTAATAAACAGGACCCTCATACTTCCTCCAAAGAGCCAGAGAACAAAAAGGCTAAAACAGAGCCCAAGCAATCgcttcctcctcctgcacaatcctcttcctcctcatctcACAGAAATACACCTACCAAGGCCAGAAACCGCCAAAGTAGTGCAGAGTATGATAGCGAGGATGATGCCAGTAGGAAAAAATCCACATCTAGGTACAGTGATGAATATGAGTCTGCAAGTGACCGATCCAGAAGTCGATCGAGATCTGGAAAGCGACGGCGGTCCTACTCTTCCAGTTCAGGAGGGTCTTCTGATAGAAGCCGATATAGTCATGATCGTAGTTATTCAGATAGTGACTACAGTGACTATAGCAGTGGATCAAGGAGGCGATCTAAGAGGCGGTCACCAGGTTCAGATTCAGACTCTGTGGCTTCTAAGAGACATTCCACTAGACATAAATACTCTTCCTCTGATTACAGTCGTAGCCGTTCTAGAAGTAGAAGTCGTTCAAGAAGAAGTAGGAGTCGGGGTAGAGGTAGATCTAGTAGCAGTAGCAGGAGTCGGAGCAAAAGGAGGAGCCGAAGCCTAACTGGTCACAGCTGGAAACGCAGCCGTAGTTACAGTAGAGATCGGAGTACAAGCGTCCGCAGTCATTCTGGAAAAGGTTCTCATGGAAGGGACAGTGTAGACAGCCGTAGAAGTGGTAGACGGGACTTTAACCGCTCTAAGATATATCGATCACAGTCCCCGCATTATTCTCGTTCCGGCAGCCGAAGGGAAGGTAGTAGAGGGTCAGAAACGAGAGGAGCAAGTGGTGCTAACTTGCCCCGCGGTAGTACTGAAAAAGATACAGGGAGATGTTCGTTAACGGCAAAACAACTCCTAGAAAAAATCCAGTCTCGACGTTTAGAAAAGGCTGCAAGCACAACAGATGATGGAAACTCCAAGTCAGGATCAAAAGTAAAAGACCCACCTCAGGGATACTTTGGCCCAAAGCTGCCTCCTGCTCTTGGTACTAAAACTGCTCAGCTCCCATTAATAGGCAAACTACCAGCAGGGTCCAAAGGCTCAGTGCCTCAAAAAAGTGAAACTGAACCAGTAGAGACACCAGTTACTGTAGATAAGGAGCTCGAGAAAGAAGAGAAGACCTTGTCCCAGGTAGAGAACGTGCCAGATACTGAACCTCCTGCACCTGTCGCAGAACCACTGTCCCAAGAGGAGTCTGTTTGCTTCCAGCCACCAGCCGAAGGATTTGGAGAAGGAACAGCAGCTAACCCTTTGGGTAATGGAAGTCTTCCATTTCCACCACTCCATGGCAGAATGATGCCGGCAACAACTgattcagatttttttcattCTTCAACTTACCCATCTGTTACAGTTGAGCCAAATTCTATTCAGCCTGAtagggaagaggaggaagaagaagaggaggaagaagaggaggaaggttCATTAGCTCCTCTGGAAAGCCAGCCCATTACCTTTACTCCAGAAGAAATGGAAAAATACAGCAAGCTACAGCAGGCAGCTCAGCAGCATATACAACAGCAGCTGTTGGCCAAGCAAGTTAAGAATTTTCCGGCTGGAGCTGTCCCACAAGCTCTGCAGCCTGCAACACCAACCCTTCAGCCTATACATATCCAGCAGGCACCTCCCCCAGTGTCTGCTGCCTCCATAACCACTGTTCAGCATGCTATCCTCCAGCATGCCGCTGCAGCAGCAGCTATTGGTATCCCTCCTCACCCGCAGCCATTAGCACAGGTCCACCACATCCCTCAGCCGCATTTGGCTCCCATCTCTCTTTCCCACCTTACCCACTCTCTTATCCCTGCCCACCCTGCTGCTTTCTTAGCTAGCCATCCCATACATATAATCCCTGCCTCTGCTCTGCACCCTGCCGGGCCTCTGACCCTTCATCATGTTCCCCATGCTGCCCTATATCCTACTCTGCTTGCTCCAAGGCCAGCCACAGCTGCTGCAGCCACCGCTTTGCACCTCCATCCTCTTCTTCATCCGATCTTCTCAGGCCAAGACCTGCAACATCCACCTAGTCATGGGACTTGA
- the GPATCH8 gene encoding G patch domain-containing protein 8 isoform X1 has translation MAADRFSRFNEDRDFQGNHFDQYEDGHLEIEQASLDKPIESDNIGHRLLQKHGWKLGQGLGKTLQGRTDPIPIVVKYDVMGMGRMEMELDYAEDATERRRVLEVEKEDTEELRQKYKDFVDKEKAIAKALEELRANFYCELCDKQYQKHQEFDNHINSYDHAHKQRLKDLKQREFARNVSSRSRKDERKQEKALRRLLELAEQRKQSESSAPGSGPMFKTTTVAVDEEAAEDDDVPVSTCSATQDSPKPVQEEKPPPAIVCAPIQPTSPAITFGFKNTSAPSSLQKVGFSFSFAKKTPLKLESSAAVFKDHGEEVGSTEEEKDEEKAPAELLCSIKSVEGENSKENESKVEEEEVQEDNGASLASTLSKLKKMKHEERGTHAGEPEYYHYMPPAHCKVKPNFQFLLFMRSTEQTQVENVSQKNEKKPAVTTKPKSVKQIESKCEKNTVADGKTSVPQPVVSNASPVLAKVDKRDDTVDKEPFNTITKEEPLKTSPTPAKEPQERPKHPTGPFFPVLSKDESTTLQWPSELLIFTQAEPSISYSCNPLYFDFKLSRNKDGKAKAVEKPKDNPGTSKESVNDTDLSKDLNVTVKKESNPVVHTCGAQPKVSTASSSDVKSEPVEENKSEATRKSHKQKKKKKHKKSGKRKRKHKDGDEGTEQKKKRKKHKHKKSKSSSKTLLKVEDTEQCTAPAVGGHSRDITPGKLLTKEDSVGNSSNKQDPHTSSKEPENKKAKTEPKQSLPPPAQSSSSSSHRNTPTKARNRQSSAEYDSEDDASRKKSTSRYSDEYESASDRSRSRSRSGKRRRSYSSSSGGSSDRSRYSHDRSYSDSDYSDYSSGSRRRSKRRSPGSDSDSVASKRHSTRHKYSSSDYSRSRSRSRSRSRRSRSRGRGRSSSSSRSRSKRRSRSLTGHSWKRSRSYSRDRSTSVRSHSGKGSHGRDSVDSRRSGRRDFNRSKIYRSQSPHYSRSGSRREGSRGSETRGASGANLPRGSTEKDTGRCSLTAKQLLEKIQSRRLEKAASTTDDGNSKSGSKVKDPPQGYFGPKLPPALGTKTAQLPLIGKLPAGSKGSVPQKSETEPVETPVTVDKELEKEEKTLSQVENVPDTEPPAPVAEPLSQEESVCFQPPAEGFGEGTAANPLGNGSLPFPPLHGRMMPATTDSDFFHSSTYPSVTVEPNSIQPDREEEEEEEEEEEEEGSLAPLESQPITFTPEEMEKYSKLQQAAQQHIQQQLLAKQVKNFPAGAVPQALQPATPTLQPIHIQQAPPPVSAASITTVQHAILQHAAAAAAIGIPPHPQPLAQVHHIPQPHLAPISLSHLTHSLIPAHPAAFLASHPIHIIPASALHPAGPLTLHHVPHAALYPTLLAPRPATAAAATALHLHPLLHPIFSGQDLQHPPSHGT, from the exons GGTAACCATTTTGACCAGTATGAAGATGGACATCTGGAGATCGAACAAGCTTCTCTGGACAAGCCCATTGAATCG GATAACATCGGACATCGCTTGCTGCAGAAGCATGGGTGGAAACTCGGCCAAGGCCTGGGGAAAACTCTTCAGG GCAGGACAGACCCGATTCCAATTGTGGTTAAATATGATGTTATGGGAATGGGACGTATGGAAATGGAG CTGGACTATGCAGAAGATGCCACAGAACGAAGACGAGTCTTGGAGGTGGAGAAAGAAGACACTGAGGAACTAAGGCAAAAGTATAAG GATTTTGTGGATAAGGAGAAAGCCATTGCAAAAGCCTTGGAAGAATTGCGGGCTAACTTCTACTGTGAGTTGTGTGACAAGCAGTATCAGAAGCACCAGGAGTTTGACAACCACATAAACTCCTATGACCACGCACACAAACAG agattgaaggacctgaaacAGAGAGAATTTGCTAGAAATGTTTCTTCCCGTTCACGGAAAGATGAGCGCAAGCAAGAGAAAGCATTGCGACGTCTTCTTGAATTGGCAGAGCAGAGGAAACAGTCTGAAAG CAGCGCCCCTGGCAGTGGCCCCATGTTCAAGACTACTACTGTAGCTGTGGATGAGGAAGCTGCGGAAGATGATGATGTGCCAGTCAGCACTTGTTCAGCAACGCAAGACAGTCCTAAACCTGTCCAAGAAGAGAAACCGCCCCCAGCTATTGTCTGTGCTCCTATTCAACCCACTTCCCCAGCCATAACTTTTGGCTTTAAAAATACCTCTGCCCCATCCTCTCTTCAGAAAGTTGGGTTCTCCTTCTCCTTTGCGAAAAAGACACCTTTGAAGTTAGAGTCCTCAGCGGCTGTCTTCAAGGATCATGGTGAAGAGGTGGGATCGACAGAAGAGGAAAAAGATGAAGAGAAAGCACCTGCTGAGCTCTTATGCTCAATAAAGTCagtagagggggagaacagcaaagAGAATGAAAGTAAAGTGGAAGAAGAGGAAGTGCAAGAAGATAATGGCGCATCCCTTGCAAGCACGTTatcaaagctgaagaaaatgaagCATGAAGAAAGGGGGACGCATGCTGGTGAACCAGAGTACTATCACTATATGCCACCTGCTCACTGCAAAGTGaaaccaaatttccaatttttgctTTTCATGAGATCCACAGAGCAAACGCAGGTGGAGAATGTCTCTCAGAAGAATGAGAAGAAACCAGCTGTCACTACCAAGCCTAAGTCTGTCAAGCAGATTGAAagcaaatgtgaaaaaaatactgTTGCTGATGGCAAAACTTCTGTTCCTCAACCAGTTGTAAGCAATGCTTCTCCAGTTTTAGCCAAAGTTGACAAGAGAGATGATACAGTAGATAAAGAACCATTTAACACTATTACAAAAGAAGAACCTCTGAAAACCTCTCCTACACCTGCGAAAGAACCGCAGGAAAGGCCCAAGCACCCAACTGGTCCTTTTTTTCCAGTCCTGAGCAAGGATGAGAGCACAACACTGCAGTGGCCCTCTGAGCTTTTGATATTTACTCAGGCAGAACCTTCTATCTCCTATAGCTGTAACCCATTATACTTTGATTTCAAACTTTCCCGAAACAAAGATGGAAAGGCCAAAGCTGTGGAGAAACCTAAAGATAACCCAGGTACAAGCAAAGAAAGTGTGAATGATACAGATTTAAGCAAAGACCTGAATGTCACCGTTAAAAAGGAATCTAACCCAGTTGTACATACTTGTGGAGCACAACCTAAAGTGTCTACGGCTTCTTCTAGTGATGTAAAATCTGAACCTGTTGAAGAGAACAAAAGTGAAGCTACGCGAAAGTCGCACaaacagaagaagaaaaaaaagcacaagaaGAGTGGCAAGAGAAAACGAAAACACAAAGATGGAGATGAAGGAActgaacaaaaaaagaaaaggaagaagCATAAGCACAAGAAGTCAAAAAGTTCTTCCAAAACATTGCTGAAGGTAGAAGATACTGAGCAATGTACAGCTCCTGCAGTTGGGGGGCACTCAAGAGACATCACACCAGGAAAGCTGCTAACTAAAGAAGACAGTGTGGGGAATTCAAGTAATAAACAGGACCCTCATACTTCCTCCAAAGAGCCAGAGAACAAAAAGGCTAAAACAGAGCCCAAGCAATCgcttcctcctcctgcacaatcctcttcctcctcatctcACAGAAATACACCTACCAAGGCCAGAAACCGCCAAAGTAGTGCAGAGTATGATAGCGAGGATGATGCCAGTAGGAAAAAATCCACATCTAGGTACAGTGATGAATATGAGTCTGCAAGTGACCGATCCAGAAGTCGATCGAGATCTGGAAAGCGACGGCGGTCCTACTCTTCCAGTTCAGGAGGGTCTTCTGATAGAAGCCGATATAGTCATGATCGTAGTTATTCAGATAGTGACTACAGTGACTATAGCAGTGGATCAAGGAGGCGATCTAAGAGGCGGTCACCAGGTTCAGATTCAGACTCTGTGGCTTCTAAGAGACATTCCACTAGACATAAATACTCTTCCTCTGATTACAGTCGTAGCCGTTCTAGAAGTAGAAGTCGTTCAAGAAGAAGTAGGAGTCGGGGTAGAGGTAGATCTAGTAGCAGTAGCAGGAGTCGGAGCAAAAGGAGGAGCCGAAGCCTAACTGGTCACAGCTGGAAACGCAGCCGTAGTTACAGTAGAGATCGGAGTACAAGCGTCCGCAGTCATTCTGGAAAAGGTTCTCATGGAAGGGACAGTGTAGACAGCCGTAGAAGTGGTAGACGGGACTTTAACCGCTCTAAGATATATCGATCACAGTCCCCGCATTATTCTCGTTCCGGCAGCCGAAGGGAAGGTAGTAGAGGGTCAGAAACGAGAGGAGCAAGTGGTGCTAACTTGCCCCGCGGTAGTACTGAAAAAGATACAGGGAGATGTTCGTTAACGGCAAAACAACTCCTAGAAAAAATCCAGTCTCGACGTTTAGAAAAGGCTGCAAGCACAACAGATGATGGAAACTCCAAGTCAGGATCAAAAGTAAAAGACCCACCTCAGGGATACTTTGGCCCAAAGCTGCCTCCTGCTCTTGGTACTAAAACTGCTCAGCTCCCATTAATAGGCAAACTACCAGCAGGGTCCAAAGGCTCAGTGCCTCAAAAAAGTGAAACTGAACCAGTAGAGACACCAGTTACTGTAGATAAGGAGCTCGAGAAAGAAGAGAAGACCTTGTCCCAGGTAGAGAACGTGCCAGATACTGAACCTCCTGCACCTGTCGCAGAACCACTGTCCCAAGAGGAGTCTGTTTGCTTCCAGCCACCAGCCGAAGGATTTGGAGAAGGAACAGCAGCTAACCCTTTGGGTAATGGAAGTCTTCCATTTCCACCACTCCATGGCAGAATGATGCCGGCAACAACTgattcagatttttttcattCTTCAACTTACCCATCTGTTACAGTTGAGCCAAATTCTATTCAGCCTGAtagggaagaggaggaagaagaagaggaggaagaagaggaggaaggttCATTAGCTCCTCTGGAAAGCCAGCCCATTACCTTTACTCCAGAAGAAATGGAAAAATACAGCAAGCTACAGCAGGCAGCTCAGCAGCATATACAACAGCAGCTGTTGGCCAAGCAAGTTAAGAATTTTCCGGCTGGAGCTGTCCCACAAGCTCTGCAGCCTGCAACACCAACCCTTCAGCCTATACATATCCAGCAGGCACCTCCCCCAGTGTCTGCTGCCTCCATAACCACTGTTCAGCATGCTATCCTCCAGCATGCCGCTGCAGCAGCAGCTATTGGTATCCCTCCTCACCCGCAGCCATTAGCACAGGTCCACCACATCCCTCAGCCGCATTTGGCTCCCATCTCTCTTTCCCACCTTACCCACTCTCTTATCCCTGCCCACCCTGCTGCTTTCTTAGCTAGCCATCCCATACATATAATCCCTGCCTCTGCTCTGCACCCTGCCGGGCCTCTGACCCTTCATCATGTTCCCCATGCTGCCCTATATCCTACTCTGCTTGCTCCAAGGCCAGCCACAGCTGCTGCAGCCACCGCTTTGCACCTCCATCCTCTTCTTCATCCGATCTTCTCAGGCCAAGACCTGCAACATCCACCTAGTCATGGGACTTGA